A window from Alphaproteobacteria bacterium encodes these proteins:
- a CDS encoding RNA-binding protein translates to MNAATAAKATARDAGDRPDRLAPDEAAGLRRCLVTRARRPRSGLVRFVVGPDGRITPDVAEKLPGRGLWLSARKDIIALAVAKGVFARAARQTVTVPDGLAQDVATLLAARCRAYLGLARKAGEAVLGFEQVKAWLEQGRAALLFEAGDGAEGGKAKLRRPALAARREAPGGSLPVFQCLTAAELGAAFGRDRAVHVAVGPGGLAGKIEFEARRLEGFRGPDDAREANGPGATRNE, encoded by the coding sequence ATGAATGCAGCCACTGCCGCCAAGGCGACCGCACGAGATGCGGGGGACCGCCCGGACCGGCTCGCGCCGGACGAGGCGGCGGGGCTGCGCCGTTGTCTCGTGACCCGCGCCCGCCGGCCCCGCTCGGGCCTGGTGCGCTTCGTTGTCGGGCCGGATGGACGGATCACCCCCGATGTGGCGGAAAAACTGCCGGGGCGGGGTTTGTGGCTGTCCGCCCGGAAGGATATAATAGCGCTCGCCGTGGCGAAGGGGGTGTTTGCCAGGGCAGCCCGCCAGACCGTGACCGTTCCCGACGGGCTGGCCCAGGATGTGGCGACACTCCTGGCCGCGCGGTGCCGCGCCTATCTCGGCCTCGCACGGAAGGCGGGAGAAGCGGTGCTCGGATTCGAGCAGGTCAAGGCCTGGCTGGAACAAGGCAGGGCCGCGCTCCTCTTCGAGGCCGGCGACGGCGCCGAGGGGGGAAAGGCCAAGCTGCGACGTCCCGCTCTTGCGGCGCGCCGGGAAGCGCCAGGGGGGTCTCTGCCGGTTTTCCAGTGCCTCACCGCCGCCGAGCTGGGTGCAGCCTTCGGGCGTGACCGCGCGGTGCATGTTGCGGTCGGCCCGGGGGGTCTGGCCGGAAAGATCGAGTTCGAGGCGCGGCGGCTGGAAGGATTTCGCGGGCCCGACGACGCGCGTGAGGCGAATGGGCCCGGCGCGACGCGTAACGAGTAG
- the nusA gene encoding transcription termination factor NusA, with amino-acid sequence MQTIQSRLELIQVADTVAREKGIERDEVLEAMEQAIQKAGRSKYGHEYDIRAEVNRDTGEIQLRRFVEVVDEVENEATQISLEDAQARDPEKQVGDFFTETLPPIDFGRIAAQTAKQVIVQKVREAERKRQYEEYKDRKGEVVNGIVKRVEFGNAVIDLGKAEAMMRRDDILPRENLKRGDRVRGFIYDVREEPRGPQIFMTRTRPEFMAALFGQEVPEIYDGIIEIKAVARDPGSRAKIAVISNDSSIDPVGACVGMRGSRVQAVVSELQGEKIDIIPWSIDPATFVVNALAPAEVSKIVLDEGAGRIEVIVPDDQLSLAIGRRGQNVRLASILTGWDIDIMTEAEESERRNEEFRQRSQMYFDALDVDDVIAHLLVTEGFTTIEDVAFVPVEDLAGIEGFDEEVAEELRARARAYLEQIEETQTQKRRELGVTDEVAAIEGLTTPLLVKLGEAGVKTLDDLGDLARDELLDIVGAGEMSAEEADRIILAARAHWFPDEDLTAPVAEPEETGTETDPKTGTGTEG; translated from the coding sequence ATGCAAACCATTCAGTCACGTTTGGAACTCATTCAGGTCGCCGATACCGTCGCGCGCGAAAAGGGCATTGAGCGCGACGAAGTTCTCGAGGCGATGGAGCAGGCCATCCAGAAGGCCGGGCGCTCCAAATACGGGCACGAATACGATATTCGCGCAGAAGTGAATCGTGACACGGGTGAGATCCAGTTGCGCCGTTTCGTCGAGGTGGTGGACGAGGTGGAGAACGAGGCGACGCAGATTTCGCTCGAGGACGCCCAGGCGCGGGATCCGGAAAAACAGGTGGGCGACTTCTTCACCGAGACCCTGCCGCCAATAGATTTCGGCCGCATAGCGGCCCAGACCGCCAAGCAGGTCATCGTGCAGAAAGTTCGCGAGGCGGAACGCAAGCGGCAGTATGAGGAATACAAGGATCGCAAGGGCGAGGTGGTCAACGGCATTGTCAAGCGGGTCGAATTCGGCAACGCCGTGATCGATCTTGGCAAGGCCGAAGCCATGATGCGCCGGGACGACATCCTGCCGCGCGAAAATCTCAAGCGCGGCGACCGTGTGCGCGGCTTCATTTACGATGTACGCGAGGAACCGCGCGGCCCGCAGATCTTCATGACCCGGACGCGGCCCGAATTCATGGCCGCCCTCTTCGGTCAGGAGGTTCCCGAAATCTATGACGGCATCATAGAAATCAAGGCGGTCGCCCGTGACCCGGGCAGCCGTGCCAAAATCGCCGTCATTTCCAACGATTCAAGCATCGATCCGGTGGGCGCCTGCGTCGGCATGCGCGGCTCGCGCGTGCAGGCCGTGGTGAGCGAATTGCAGGGCGAGAAGATCGACATCATTCCCTGGTCGATCGATCCCGCCACCTTCGTGGTGAATGCCCTGGCGCCGGCCGAGGTGAGCAAGATCGTCCTCGATGAGGGCGCGGGCCGGATCGAGGTGATCGTCCCCGACGACCAGCTCAGCCTGGCCATCGGGCGGCGTGGACAGAACGTGCGCCTCGCCTCGATTCTCACCGGCTGGGATATCGATATCATGACCGAGGCGGAAGAATCGGAGCGCCGCAACGAGGAGTTCCGCCAGCGCTCGCAAATGTATTTCGACGCCCTTGATGTCGATGATGTGATTGCCCACCTGCTGGTCACCGAAGGTTTCACCACGATCGAGGACGTGGCCTTCGTCCCGGTCGAGGATCTCGCCGGGATCGAAGGCTTTGATGAAGAGGTTGCGGAAGAACTTCGCGCCCGGGCGCGCGCCTATCTCGAACAGATCGAGGAAACGCAAACCCAGAAGCGCCGGGAGCTTGGCGTCACCGACGAGGTTGCGGCTATCGAGGGGCTGACGACGCCGCTTCTCGTCAAGCTGGGCGAGGCCGGGGTGAAGACCCTCGATGATCTCGGCGACCTGGCGCGCGACGAGCTGCTCGATATTGTTGGCGCCGGCGAAATGAGCGCGGAAGAGGCCGACCGGATCATTCTCGCCGCCCGCGCCCACTGGTTTCCCGATGAGGACCTGACGGCGCCCGTGGCCGAGCCGGAGGAAACGGGCACTGAAACGGACCCCAAAACGGGCACTGGCACCGAGGGATAA
- the rimP gene encoding ribosome maturation factor RimP: MRDPRATTGTREAGDGDRAIGGVSGLAEALDPVIRPIVEGLGYVLWRIDWNGARSVLQVMAENADGSMTVDDCAEISRALSPALDVEETVRGRYTLEVSSPGIDRPLVRESQFRRYAGREVRVELIALRDGRRRFTGWLGAPVDGTLVLQTEEGEVALPFEDIKSARLKPRPEDIDPDAGNPDAPERHH; the protein is encoded by the coding sequence TTGAGAGATCCGCGGGCCACGACAGGGACGAGGGAAGCGGGCGACGGCGACCGGGCGATCGGTGGCGTATCGGGCCTGGCGGAGGCCCTCGACCCGGTTATCCGGCCCATTGTCGAGGGGCTCGGCTACGTCCTCTGGCGGATCGACTGGAACGGGGCGCGCAGCGTCCTGCAGGTCATGGCCGAAAATGCGGATGGCAGCATGACGGTCGATGATTGCGCCGAGATCAGCCGAGCCCTGTCGCCGGCGCTCGATGTCGAGGAGACCGTTCGGGGCCGGTATACGCTGGAGGTCAGCTCGCCCGGCATCGACCGGCCACTGGTGCGGGAATCCCAGTTCCGCCGGTATGCCGGCCGGGAGGTAAGGGTGGAGCTGATCGCGTTACGGGACGGCCGGCGGCGGTTCACCGGCTGGCTGGGCGCCCCGGTGGACGGGACGCTGGTCCTGCAAACGGAAGAGGGCGAGGTTGCCCTGCCTTTCGAAGACATCAAATCGGCGCGACTTAAACCGCGGCCCGAGGATATTGACCCCGATGCCGGGAACCCCGATGCCCCGGAGAGGCATCACTAG
- the trmB gene encoding tRNA (guanosine(46)-N7)-methyltransferase TrmB: MTGKRADNRDQAASTGKGEVATGGFRYYGRRQGRPFSAAQKAALAAGLARFGIPDGTRPLSLETMFGAPVARAALEIGFGDGEHLIWQAAHHADTGFVGVEPFRTGVLHLLEKIEAGGCENIRVFPGDARALMSRLPVSAFERIFVLFPDPWPKTRHHKRRLINHATLEEFARLLKPGGELRLATDHADYLAWILAHMAARPEFLWLAEHARDWRERPPDWPPTRYEAKAASAGRRAIYLTYRRR, translated from the coding sequence ATGACGGGAAAGCGGGCAGACAACCGGGACCAGGCGGCTTCCACCGGAAAGGGCGAAGTCGCGACGGGGGGCTTCCGGTATTATGGCCGGCGCCAGGGCCGGCCCTTCAGCGCGGCCCAGAAGGCGGCCCTGGCCGCGGGGTTGGCGCGGTTCGGTATCCCGGACGGCACCCGGCCCCTCTCACTCGAGACGATGTTCGGCGCGCCTGTCGCCCGCGCGGCGCTGGAAATTGGCTTCGGCGACGGCGAGCATCTCATCTGGCAAGCAGCGCATCATGCCGACACCGGCTTTGTCGGCGTCGAGCCCTTCCGGACCGGAGTCCTGCATCTCCTCGAAAAAATCGAGGCCGGGGGCTGCGAAAACATCCGGGTCTTTCCGGGCGACGCGCGCGCGCTCATGTCCCGGCTTCCCGTCAGCGCGTTCGAGCGGATCTTCGTCCTTTTCCCGGATCCCTGGCCCAAGACGCGCCACCATAAGCGCCGGCTGATCAATCATGCCACGCTGGAAGAGTTCGCCCGGCTCCTGAAACCGGGGGGCGAGTTGCGCCTGGCCACGGATCACGCCGATTATCTGGCCTGGATCCTCGCCCATATGGCCGCCCGCCCCGAATTCCTCTGGTTGGCGGAGCACGCGCGGGACTGGCGGGAGCGCCCGCCCGACTGGCCGCCGACGCGCTACGAGGCCAAGGCAGCATCCGCCGGCCGGCGGGCCATCTATCTCACCTATCGCCGGCGCTGA
- a CDS encoding helix-turn-helix transcriptional regulator, whose product MESDTRSRTSGPNPIDVHVGGRIRQRRTLIGMTQEKLAKALGLTFQQIQKYERGTNRVGASRLFEISRVMNVPVSYFFEEMSALPARASGLAEEGAGYETDPMGRRETLELVRAYYQIRDEKARRRVFDLVKSLGASD is encoded by the coding sequence ATGGAAAGCGATACCAGATCCCGCACCTCAGGACCCAATCCGATCGACGTGCATGTCGGTGGCCGCATCCGCCAGCGCCGGACCCTGATCGGCATGACGCAGGAAAAGCTCGCCAAGGCGCTGGGCCTGACGTTCCAGCAGATCCAGAAATACGAACGGGGCACCAACCGGGTGGGTGCCAGCCGGTTGTTCGAAATCAGCCGGGTGATGAACGTGCCGGTCTCATATTTCTTCGAGGAAATGAGCGCGCTGCCGGCGCGCGCGTCGGGTCTCGCCGAGGAGGGCGCGGGGTACGAGACCGATCCCATGGGCCGGCGCGAAACCCTCGAACTGGTCCGCGCCTACTACCAGATCAGGGACGAAAAGGCGCGCCGGCGGGTCTTCGATCTGGTCAAGTCGCTCGGCGCGTCCGATTAG
- the lnt gene encoding apolipoprotein N-acyltransferase — translation MNARIAPPGAVGADCPAPFFRLFLATTPRRVISLIALGALATLALPPAFVAPVLFVSLPGLLWALAAAPTAAAAFWRGWLFGFGFFAFGLYWITFAVMLEADRLPWLVPLAVPALAAGLAFFIALAAGLTEAILRRFALAPLGRVFLFAGFWTLAEWVRGQVLTGFPWNPLGSLWAAAPATLQPAALVGVFGLSAVTALAAGLPAALANPSGRRRALGATLAFSLVLPLALIGWGAGRLAAQPTAYQPDLRLRIVQANVAQTHKWSPDLRRRLFRRHAEMSLGPLAGSTGDDRVPTLFVWPETAVPYALNRDAAARGAIADVLAAAAARDGDDGRARYVLTGALRVTPGDGPIEDIWNSVFAIGGGGTVVDTYDKFHLVPFGEFMPLRDWLPFEKLTAGTGDFSRGTGPRTLTLPGVPPVGPLVCFEIIFPDAVVDRENRPDWLLNVTNDAWFGLTAGPYQHFAAARLRAVEQGLPVIRAANTGISAVIDPLGRIIGRLGLGETGVLTRDLPKPAREMTTYARWGDVPLFGLILCAMLFSWRCRRG, via the coding sequence GTGAACGCCCGGATCGCGCCGCCCGGCGCCGTTGGCGCGGATTGCCCGGCCCCCTTCTTCCGTCTTTTTCTCGCCACGACGCCCCGCCGGGTCATCAGCCTGATCGCCCTGGGCGCGCTCGCGACGCTGGCGCTGCCGCCCGCCTTCGTGGCGCCCGTGCTCTTCGTCTCCCTCCCGGGGCTCCTCTGGGCCCTTGCCGCCGCCCCGACCGCCGCCGCTGCTTTCTGGCGCGGCTGGCTGTTCGGGTTCGGGTTTTTCGCCTTTGGGCTTTACTGGATCACTTTCGCCGTAATGCTCGAGGCCGACCGTCTCCCCTGGCTGGTTCCGCTCGCGGTACCGGCGCTGGCGGCGGGGCTGGCCTTTTTCATCGCCCTGGCGGCGGGGCTGACGGAGGCGATCTTGCGCCGCTTCGCCCTGGCGCCGCTGGGCCGCGTGTTTCTTTTCGCGGGCTTCTGGACCCTCGCCGAATGGGTGCGCGGCCAGGTCCTCACCGGGTTTCCCTGGAACCCGCTCGGCTCTCTCTGGGCGGCCGCGCCGGCGACGCTGCAACCGGCCGCCCTCGTGGGAGTTTTCGGCCTCTCGGCCGTGACCGCGCTCGCGGCGGGCCTGCCGGCCGCGCTGGCAAACCCGTCCGGGCGGCGGCGGGCGCTTGGCGCAACCCTCGCTTTCAGTCTGGTGTTGCCGCTGGCGCTGATCGGCTGGGGGGCGGGGCGCCTCGCCGCCCAGCCGACCGCGTACCAGCCCGATCTGCGCCTGCGCATCGTGCAGGCCAATGTCGCGCAAACCCATAAATGGTCGCCCGACCTGCGCCGGCGCCTGTTCCGGCGTCATGCCGAGATGTCGCTCGGCCCGCTGGCCGGCAGTACCGGTGACGATCGGGTCCCGACCCTGTTTGTCTGGCCGGAAACGGCGGTGCCCTACGCACTCAATCGAGATGCCGCGGCCCGGGGTGCGATCGCCGACGTGCTGGCGGCGGCGGCGGCGCGCGATGGTGACGACGGGCGGGCGCGTTATGTTCTGACCGGCGCGCTTCGGGTAACGCCGGGGGACGGGCCGATCGAGGATATCTGGAACAGTGTCTTCGCCATAGGCGGCGGCGGCACGGTGGTCGATACCTATGACAAGTTTCACCTCGTTCCATTTGGTGAATTCATGCCGCTGCGCGACTGGCTGCCTTTCGAAAAACTGACGGCAGGCACCGGCGATTTCTCGCGCGGCACCGGGCCACGGACGCTGACGCTGCCCGGGGTGCCGCCGGTCGGGCCGCTCGTCTGTTTCGAAATCATCTTTCCCGATGCCGTGGTGGATCGGGAAAACCGGCCCGACTGGCTGCTCAACGTCACCAACGACGCGTGGTTCGGCCTGACGGCGGGGCCGTACCAGCATTTCGCCGCCGCCCGCTTGCGCGCTGTCGAGCAGGGCCTGCCCGTCATCCGGGCCGCCAATACCGGCATTTCGGCGGTGATCGACCCGCTCGGCCGGATCATCGGCCGGCTCGGGTTGGGCGAGACCGGCGTTCTCACTCGGGACCTGCCGAAGCCCGCCAGGGAAATGACAACCTATGCGCGATGGGGAGATGTTCCTCTTTTTGGGCTGATTTTGTGCGCTATGTTGTTTTCGTGGCGCTGCCGGCGGGGGTAA
- a CDS encoding hemolysin family protein produces MKASRPEAMAENRPSPGVGRAGGNGTTGLLGWLRNKFRGRQPDTTLSEALTELIEDEDVTLDVHEKALLTNVTKLRDLEVWDLMVPRAHIIAIDEGAGLADIVQLMGDRYHSRLPVFRETLDQVTGMVHIKDVLPVTSAPDSFNMKNILRPVLFVAPSMGVLELLLEMRDTRIHMAIVVDEFGGTDGLVTIEDLVEEIVGQIEDEHDQEKAQTERIVRRPDGSFDVSGTMQIEEFEAATGPFVTTEERADIDTLGGLVVELLGHVPRRGERLSHGSGVRFEVLDADERRVKRLRVRPVGRAAAEQSP; encoded by the coding sequence ATGAAGGCCTCCCGCCCCGAAGCCATGGCTGAGAACCGCCCCTCCCCCGGCGTCGGCCGCGCGGGCGGGAATGGCACAACCGGGCTTCTCGGGTGGCTCAGGAACAAGTTTCGGGGCCGTCAGCCCGATACCACCCTCAGCGAGGCGCTGACCGAACTGATCGAGGATGAGGATGTCACCCTCGATGTTCACGAGAAGGCACTCCTGACCAACGTCACAAAGTTGCGCGACCTCGAAGTATGGGACCTCATGGTGCCCCGCGCGCACATCATCGCCATCGACGAGGGCGCGGGGCTTGCTGATATCGTCCAGCTCATGGGCGATCGCTACCATTCGCGGCTGCCCGTTTTCCGTGAGACGCTCGATCAGGTGACCGGCATGGTCCACATCAAGGATGTGCTGCCTGTCACCAGCGCGCCCGATTCCTTCAACATGAAAAACATTCTGCGTCCGGTGTTGTTCGTGGCTCCCAGCATGGGGGTTCTCGAACTGCTGCTCGAAATGCGGGACACGCGGATTCACATGGCGATCGTCGTGGATGAATTCGGCGGTACCGATGGGCTGGTGACGATCGAGGACCTCGTGGAGGAGATCGTCGGCCAGATCGAGGACGAGCACGATCAGGAAAAGGCGCAGACGGAACGCATCGTCCGCCGGCCCGATGGCAGTTTCGATGTTTCGGGCACCATGCAGATCGAGGAGTTCGAGGCGGCGACCGGCCCCTTTGTTACCACCGAGGAGCGCGCGGATATCGATACGCTGGGCGGGCTGGTCGTCGAACTGCTCGGCCATGTGCCCCGCCGGGGGGAACGGCTCAGCCATGGCTCGGGCGTGCGCTTCGAGGTGCTGGACGCGGATGAGCGGCGGGTCAAGCGCCTCCGGGTCCGGCCGGTGGGCCGGGCGGCCGCCGAACAGAGCCCGTGA
- the ybeY gene encoding rRNA maturation RNase YbeY, protein MPAETVVRVDHAGWHGHLGDPEACVIAAVEAAFAVAPAAARDRGELTVLLGGDEFVQNLNRAYRGQDRPTNVLAFPAAAPGLLGDIALALETVIGEAERQGKAASDHTRHLVVHGVLHLLGFDHESDGAAAEMENLEVAALARLGIADPYALLDRTDGAGS, encoded by the coding sequence ATGCCGGCCGAGACCGTGGTGCGCGTGGATCACGCGGGCTGGCACGGTCACCTCGGCGATCCGGAGGCCTGCGTGATCGCCGCTGTCGAGGCGGCATTCGCCGTCGCGCCGGCGGCCGCGAGGGATCGCGGAGAGCTGACGGTTCTTCTTGGCGGCGACGAGTTCGTCCAGAATCTCAACCGCGCCTATCGCGGCCAGGACAGGCCAACCAACGTCCTCGCGTTTCCGGCCGCCGCTCCGGGCCTGCTGGGCGACATCGCGCTCGCGCTGGAAACCGTTATCGGGGAAGCAGAGCGTCAGGGCAAAGCCGCGTCCGATCATACCAGGCACCTCGTGGTTCATGGTGTGCTGCACCTTCTGGGTTTTGATCACGAAAGCGATGGCGCGGCGGCGGAGATGGAAAACCTCGAGGTCGCGGCGCTGGCCCGGCTCGGCATCGCCGACCCCTATGCGCTTCTCGACAGGACGGACGGAGCCGGCTCATGA
- a CDS encoding PhoH family protein, which produces MQFDDNRLLSLLYGEHDRHLARIEQALDVGLVPRGNVIAITGPEDARVTARETLEKLYRRLNQGQEVGLAEVDAAIRMSDEIPEADRTDEDEALVIATRRRHITPRSKNQSTYLRAILDHDLVFGIGPAGTGKTYLAVAQAVSMFLRGEVERLILCRPAVEAGERLGFLPGDLREKVDPYLRPLYDALHDMMPGDQVSKRLANGDFEIAPLAFMRGRTLSNSFIIADEAQNTTSMQMKMLLTRLGENSRMVVTGDLTQIDLPAGQASGLREAVDRLQSVSGIAFCHFTDKDVVRHSLVARIVRAYDQPGGDPAETADR; this is translated from the coding sequence GTGCAGTTCGATGACAACAGGTTGCTGTCGCTGCTTTACGGCGAGCACGACCGGCATCTGGCCCGGATCGAGCAGGCGCTCGACGTCGGGCTCGTGCCGCGCGGCAATGTGATCGCCATTACCGGGCCCGAGGATGCGCGCGTCACGGCCCGCGAGACGCTCGAGAAGCTTTACCGCCGTCTCAATCAGGGGCAAGAAGTGGGATTGGCAGAGGTGGATGCGGCGATTCGCATGAGCGACGAAATTCCGGAGGCCGATCGAACGGATGAGGACGAGGCGCTCGTCATCGCGACACGCCGGCGCCACATCACACCGCGCTCGAAAAACCAGTCCACATACCTCAGGGCGATCCTCGATCACGACCTGGTCTTCGGAATTGGGCCGGCGGGCACCGGCAAGACCTATCTGGCGGTGGCCCAGGCGGTCTCGATGTTTCTTCGCGGCGAGGTCGAACGGCTGATCCTGTGCCGGCCGGCCGTCGAGGCAGGCGAACGACTGGGCTTTTTGCCGGGGGACCTGCGCGAGAAGGTGGACCCATACCTGCGTCCCCTCTACGACGCGCTGCACGACATGATGCCGGGGGATCAGGTCTCCAAGCGCCTCGCCAACGGCGACTTCGAAATCGCGCCACTCGCCTTCATGCGCGGCCGCACCCTGTCCAACAGCTTCATCATTGCGGACGAGGCACAGAACACGACCTCGATGCAGATGAAAATGCTGCTGACGCGGCTTGGCGAGAATTCGCGCATGGTGGTCACCGGCGACCTGACCCAGATCGACCTGCCGGCGGGTCAGGCCTCTGGTCTGCGCGAAGCGGTGGACCGGTTGCAGTCGGTCTCCGGAATCGCCTTCTGCCATTTCACGGACAAGGATGTCGTGCGTCATTCGCTCGTGGCGCGGATTGTCCGCGCCTATGACCAGCCCGGCGGGGACCCTGCCGAAACTGCAGACCGATGA
- the miaB gene encoding tRNA (N6-isopentenyl adenosine(37)-C2)-methylthiotransferase MiaB has protein sequence MAKKLFVKTYGCQMNVYDSARMADVMAADGYDAVDRPEEADVVVLNTCHIREKAAEKVYSELGRLRPLKNSRAAAGDNMTIAVAGCVAQAEGEEMQRRAPFVDVVLGPQAYHRLGALVAEARGEAAGQTGHLIDTEFPAETKFDFLPEERKSQGLSAFLTVQEGCDKFCSFCVVPYTRGAEYSRPAADVIAEARRQVAGGAREITLLGQNVNAYHGAAPGAAKGDWGLGRLILALAEIDGLDRIRYTTSHPADMDDELIRAHGDVPQLMPYLHLPVQSGSDRILAAMNRRYTADEYRRLVDRLRQARPDLALSSDFIVGFPGETEADFQATLELVGEIAYAQAFSFKYSARPGTPAAEAERGATAIDDSVKQQRLAELQARLAVQQRRFNRALVGTTLAVLFDRPGRRDGQMAGRSPFLQPVHVAGNEDLYGRLVDVTIEAALSNSLQGCIASPGLARTGPGPGKTGSTGERACG, from the coding sequence TTGGCCAAAAAACTTTTCGTCAAAACCTACGGCTGCCAGATGAATGTTTATGACTCCGCCCGGATGGCGGATGTCATGGCGGCGGACGGGTATGACGCGGTCGATCGCCCCGAGGAGGCGGACGTCGTCGTCCTCAACACATGCCATATTCGCGAGAAGGCGGCGGAAAAGGTTTATTCGGAACTGGGCCGGCTGCGGCCTCTGAAAAATTCTCGTGCGGCGGCGGGCGACAATATGACGATCGCCGTTGCCGGCTGCGTTGCCCAGGCGGAGGGCGAGGAAATGCAGCGCCGTGCGCCCTTCGTCGATGTCGTGCTGGGTCCGCAGGCCTATCACCGGCTGGGGGCTCTCGTCGCCGAGGCACGGGGAGAGGCGGCGGGACAGACCGGCCATCTGATCGACACCGAATTTCCGGCCGAGACCAAGTTCGATTTTCTCCCGGAAGAGCGCAAGTCCCAGGGGCTTTCCGCCTTCCTGACGGTGCAGGAGGGCTGCGACAAGTTCTGCAGCTTTTGTGTCGTCCCCTACACGCGCGGGGCCGAATATTCGCGTCCGGCGGCCGATGTGATCGCCGAGGCCCGGCGCCAGGTGGCCGGTGGCGCGCGCGAGATCACGCTTCTGGGTCAGAACGTCAATGCCTATCACGGCGCCGCCCCCGGTGCGGCCAAAGGCGACTGGGGGCTGGGCCGGCTGATCCTGGCCCTGGCCGAGATCGACGGACTCGACCGGATCCGCTACACGACGAGCCACCCGGCGGATATGGACGACGAGTTGATCCGCGCCCATGGCGACGTCCCCCAGCTCATGCCCTATCTCCACCTGCCCGTGCAGTCCGGCTCGGACCGGATCCTCGCGGCCATGAACCGGCGCTATACGGCCGACGAATATCGCCGCCTGGTGGATCGGCTGCGCCAGGCGCGGCCCGATCTGGCCCTGTCCTCCGATTTCATCGTCGGATTTCCGGGCGAGACGGAGGCCGATTTCCAGGCCACGCTCGAGCTGGTCGGCGAAATCGCTTACGCGCAGGCATTTTCATTCAAATACAGCGCCCGGCCGGGGACGCCGGCGGCGGAGGCGGAACGCGGGGCGACGGCGATCGACGACAGCGTGAAGCAGCAGCGGCTGGCCGAACTCCAGGCCCGCCTCGCGGTGCAGCAGCGTCGTTTTAACAGGGCCCTCGTCGGCACTACCCTGGCCGTGCTGTTCGACCGCCCCGGCCGCCGTGACGGCCAGATGGCGGGCCGGAGTCCGTTTTTGCAGCCGGTCCACGTGGCCGGGAATGAGGATTTGTATGGCCGCCTCGTTGATGTGACAATCGAGGCGGCGCTATCCAACTCCTTGCAGGGATGCATCGCGTCCCCGGGTCTCGCGCGAACGGGGCCCGGGCCCGGCAAGACTGGATCAACCGGAGAGAGAGCCTGCGGGTGA
- a CDS encoding lysophospholipid acyltransferase family protein, with protein MFGAMFGSHIRAALKLTVIATMTVLLLPVQLVALVFRSRLASRLPKAYFRWTCTILGITVKTDGLQTEERPMLFVCNHASYLDIVVLGSQIEGSFVSKADVRDWPVVGVLARLCRTVFIDRRRHKTHEHRDGILGRLESGDRLILFPEGTSNDGNRTLPFKSALFSVAEYRPSGKPLKVQPVSVAYTRLDGVPIGRGLRPLFAWYADMALAAHFWRVASFGAIEVRIAFHQPTTIDAFADRKALARHCHREVAVGLSRALAGRPPAMPAAA; from the coding sequence ATGTTCGGTGCGATGTTCGGCTCCCACATCCGCGCGGCCCTCAAGCTGACCGTCATTGCCACCATGACGGTGCTGCTGCTGCCCGTGCAGCTCGTGGCGCTCGTGTTCCGCAGCCGGCTGGCGTCCCGCCTGCCCAAGGCGTATTTCCGCTGGACCTGCACCATTCTCGGAATCACCGTAAAAACCGACGGGCTGCAGACGGAAGAGCGGCCCATGCTTTTTGTCTGCAACCACGCCTCCTATCTCGACATCGTCGTGCTGGGATCGCAGATCGAAGGCTCGTTTGTGTCCAAGGCCGATGTCCGGGACTGGCCGGTGGTCGGCGTCCTGGCGCGGCTTTGCCGGACAGTGTTCATCGACCGACGGCGTCACAAGACCCACGAGCACCGGGACGGCATCCTCGGCCGGCTCGAAAGCGGGGACCGGCTGATCCTGTTCCCCGAAGGCACCAGCAATGACGGGAACCGCACGTTGCCGTTCAAGAGCGCGCTCTTCAGCGTCGCCGAGTACCGGCCGTCGGGAAAGCCGCTCAAGGTGCAACCGGTCTCGGTCGCCTATACCCGGCTCGACGGCGTGCCGATCGGGCGCGGGCTGCGCCCACTTTTCGCGTGGTACGCGGACATGGCCCTCGCCGCCCATTTTTGGCGCGTGGCCAGTTTCGGCGCCATCGAGGTCCGGATCGCCTTCCATCAGCCGACCACCATCGACGCCTTCGCCGACCGGAAGGCGCTGGCGCGCCATTGTCATCGCGAAGTTGCCGTTGGCCTGTCGCGGGCCCTGGCCGGGCGTCCTCCCGCGATGCCGGCCGCCGCCTGA